One stretch of Elephas maximus indicus isolate mEleMax1 chromosome 22, mEleMax1 primary haplotype, whole genome shotgun sequence DNA includes these proteins:
- the LOC126065466 gene encoding LOW QUALITY PROTEIN: L-threonine 3-dehydrogenase, mitochondrial-like (The sequence of the model RefSeq protein was modified relative to this genomic sequence to represent the inferred CDS: deleted 2 bases in 1 codon; substituted 2 bases at 2 genomic stop codons) — protein MTIIRTLSHVVGWMLPNPAYGRQTCMVPIRFLGFFPWEIPSDANFHCISFSETDHLRVLITEGLGQLGVGLANFLRKRFGKDNVILSDIMKPPSHIFHSGPFIYSNILHDRNLREIAVNNRITWMFHYRALLSASGEANVSLARAVNITGLHNVLDVAAEHNLXLFVPSMIGAFGPTSPQNPTPDLCIQRPRTIYGVSKAHAELMGEYYFYRYGLDFRCLRYPGIISPGSXPGRGTTDYAVQIFHDATKNGKFECNLKSNTRLPMKCIDDCLRATLEVMEAPAESLSMRTYNISAISFTPRELAQEVLKHVPEFQIPYHVDSVRQAIAESWPVKFDDSNAWKDWRWKHNFDLPELVTTMLDFRGSDTRVAQANRRHQRKSTCIPDSCQGKTIKLIMS, from the exons ATGACAATTATTAGGACTCTGAGTCACGTTGTCGGCTGGATGCTGCCAAACCCAGCATATGGCCGCCAGACATGTATGGTGCCCATCAGGTTTCTGGGCTTCTTCCCTTGGGAAATCCCATCAGATGCCAACTTCCACTGTATCTCTTTCTCTGAGACAGACCATCTGCGTGTCTTAATTACAG AGGGTCTTGGTCAGCTTGGAGTGGGGCTTGCTAACTTTTTGAG GAAACGATTTGGAAAGGACAATGTGATCTTGTCTGACATAATGAAACCCCCCAGCCACATCTTTCATAGTG GGCCATTCATTTATTCTAATATTTTGCATGACAGGAATCTTCGAGAGATAGCGGTAAACAACCGTATCACCTGGATGTTTCATTATAGAGCTCTACTCAGTGCCTCCGGAGAAGCAAATGTATCTTTGGCGAGAGCTGTGAATATAACTG GACTGCATAATGTTCTGGATGTTGCAGCAGAACACAATTTGTGATTGTTTGTGCCTAGCATGATTGGAGCCTTTGGACCCACTTCTCCCCAGAACCCAACCCCTGATCTCTGTATTCAGAGACCCAGGACCATCTATGGTGTGTCCAAGGCCCACGCGGAGCTCATGGGAGAA TACTACTTTTATCGATATGGGTTAGATTTTAGATGCCTGAGATATCCTGGAATCATTTCACCCGGCTCCTAACCTGGAAGAGGAACAACTg ACTATGCAGTGCAGATTTTCCATGATGCTACAAAGAATGGCAAATTTGAGTGCAACCTGAAATCCAATACGAGGCTCCCAATGAAGTGTATTGACGACTGCCTCAGGGCCACCCTCGAAGTCATGGAGGCCCCTGCAGAGTCTCTCTCCATGAGAACCTATAACATCAGTGCCATAAGCTTCACCCCCAGGGAGCTGGCCCAAGAGGTTCTTAAGCATGTACCAGAATTCCAGATCCCATACCACGTGGATTCTGTTCGACAGGCCATAG CCGAAAGCTGGCCAGTGAAGTTTGATGACAGCAAC GCTTGGAAGGACTGGAGGTGGAAACACAATTTTGATCTTCCAGAGTTGGTGACGACGATGTTGGACTTCCGTGGTTCTGACACCAGGGTTGCCCAAGCTAACCGAAGACACCAAAGGAAGAGCACCTGTATCCCAGACAGCTGTCAAGGGAAAACTATAAAGTTAATTATGTCGTAG